The Terriglobia bacterium genome has a segment encoding these proteins:
- a CDS encoding type II secretion system GspH family protein, translating into MKRESGFTLLEVLVALTIMAVGVALTLSLISGSLGNIRKVRAHTRLIDHAQAVMETALLDDRIQGATTLHGDFEDGTRWSVVVSEVEMPAPQTALPLNTQLQMLTPIMLSYVVDVMEPNSPKPDFQLQTLKLISPPPQPGQARVPQ; encoded by the coding sequence ATGAAGCGCGAGTCGGGGTTCACTCTTCTGGAAGTGCTGGTGGCGCTTACCATTATGGCCGTAGGAGTAGCTCTGACTTTATCCCTGATTTCGGGATCGCTCGGCAACATCCGGAAGGTGAGGGCTCACACGCGCCTGATCGACCACGCCCAGGCGGTGATGGAAACCGCGCTGCTCGATGACAGGATCCAGGGCGCAACCACGCTTCACGGCGATTTCGAAGACGGAACGCGCTGGTCGGTCGTGGTCAGCGAGGTTGAAATGCCGGCTCCCCAAACGGCGCTGCCGCTCAATACACAACTCCAGATGCTGACGCCCATCATGCTTTCGTATGTCGTGGATGTCATGGAACCGAATTCCCCCAAGCCGGATTTTCAACTGCAAACCCTGAAATTGATCAGCCCTCCGCCGCAGCCAGGGCAAGCCCGGGTGCCACAATGA
- a CDS encoding GspH/FimT family pseudopilin: MRKSETGNEPCARPRDRGFSLLELVLVLVVMSLVMAVTYPALSRGRTAFHLRAIGRDVINALRVARETAVTEQKVMMVTIDSQTQQVTVSDDVGDGARTFQPPADVRILGLTSAGEEMLQDPLRIRFLPNGSSEDAQILLRSETGASLKIVLDPITGGAQVAPSQGEKAP, translated from the coding sequence GTGAGGAAATCGGAAACTGGAAATGAGCCTTGCGCGCGCCCGCGCGACCGAGGTTTCTCACTTCTGGAACTGGTACTGGTTCTGGTCGTGATGAGCCTGGTCATGGCGGTGACTTATCCGGCGCTGTCGCGCGGCAGGACGGCGTTCCACCTGCGCGCTATCGGGCGCGATGTGATTAATGCTCTCCGCGTTGCCCGGGAGACGGCGGTGACGGAGCAGAAGGTGATGATGGTGACGATTGACAGCCAGACACAACAAGTGACGGTTTCCGACGATGTGGGGGATGGCGCCCGGACGTTTCAACCACCTGCGGACGTGAGGATCCTCGGGCTGACGAGCGCCGGGGAGGAGATGCTGCAGGACCCCCTGAGGATTCGTTTTCTTCCCAATGGGAGCTCGGAAGACGCACAGATCCTATTGAGGTCGGAGACCGGCGCCAGCCTGAAGATTGTGCTGGACCCCATCACAGGTGGGGCTCAAGTCGCTCCGAGTCAGGGAGAGAAAGCGCCATGA
- the gspG gene encoding type II secretion system major pseudopilin GspG has protein sequence MSVNENNRTSEKGFTLIELIVVLVILGLLAAVVAPNIFNKLSKSREQIARIQIKELEGALQMFAFDLGRYPTNSEGLEALVSNPGNLEAWRGPYLAKALPMDPWGKPYVYRCPGTHSNDFDLLSYGPGGVEGQGEEIGNWK, from the coding sequence ATGTCTGTTAACGAGAATAACCGAACTTCGGAGAAGGGCTTCACGCTCATCGAACTCATTGTCGTGCTCGTGATCCTGGGGCTGCTTGCGGCGGTCGTCGCTCCGAACATATTCAACAAACTGTCAAAGAGCAGAGAGCAGATTGCGCGCATCCAGATCAAGGAGCTCGAGGGGGCTCTCCAGATGTTTGCCTTCGACCTCGGTCGCTACCCGACCAATTCCGAAGGCCTGGAGGCTCTGGTTTCCAACCCGGGGAATCTCGAAGCGTGGAGGGGGCCGTATCTCGCCAAAGCGCTTCCCATGGATCCTTGGGGAAAGCCTTATGTTTACCGATGCCCAGGAACCCACTCGAACGATTTTGATCTCTTATCGTATGGGCCCGGCGGTGTGGAAGGTCAAGGTGAGGAAATCGGAAACTGGAAATGA
- a CDS encoding type II secretion system F family protein, translating to MAAYTYKAATMEGKLVEGTMEAMDLGIVSLRLQEMGLLPIRVGTAARRTPLTRDIPLPWKSKKVRRKDLLVFTHELHTLVRSGIPLDRSLAVLAKLAESAALAEVISNVLRAVKEGKSFSEALGQYPEVFPKVYVNMVHAGEVGGVLEEILGRLAVFLETSENLRSYVVGALIYPALLSVVAIASVSIMTLFVVPRFAGVFRDIGVPLPLAMAILQGLGNFLSSYWWLLLAAGILTGVYLRRFRTSPEGRLKWDRWLLRLPLWGAVVRKIEVARFSRTLGTLLHSGVPLLQGMNIVREILSNQGIAIAIEPIRNGIKKGEGIAQPMKQSGVFPPLAIHLIEVGEESGKLDTMLIQVAEVYDVEVRNAVKNLISFFEPALILAMGLIIGTIVVSMLIAIFSINDVPL from the coding sequence ATGGCGGCGTACACATATAAAGCAGCGACGATGGAGGGCAAGCTGGTCGAAGGGACCATGGAGGCGATGGACCTGGGCATTGTGTCCCTGCGACTCCAGGAGATGGGCCTGCTCCCTATCCGTGTCGGAACCGCTGCAAGAAGGACTCCCCTTACGCGCGACATTCCATTGCCGTGGAAGAGCAAGAAGGTGCGGCGCAAGGACCTCCTGGTTTTCACGCATGAACTCCACACCCTGGTGAGATCCGGCATCCCGCTCGACCGCAGCCTCGCCGTTCTCGCCAAACTGGCGGAAAGCGCGGCACTGGCCGAAGTGATCTCGAATGTACTCAGGGCGGTCAAGGAAGGCAAATCTTTCTCTGAAGCGCTCGGGCAATATCCCGAGGTGTTTCCCAAGGTGTACGTCAACATGGTGCACGCCGGCGAAGTGGGCGGGGTCCTCGAGGAAATTCTCGGGCGCCTGGCCGTTTTCCTGGAGACCAGCGAAAACCTTCGCTCTTATGTGGTCGGTGCCCTGATTTATCCGGCCCTCTTGTCTGTGGTAGCTATCGCCAGCGTGTCCATCATGACCTTGTTTGTCGTGCCGCGCTTTGCTGGTGTTTTCCGTGACATAGGAGTCCCCCTCCCGCTTGCCATGGCGATCCTTCAGGGGTTGGGGAACTTTCTCAGCTCTTACTGGTGGCTTCTCCTCGCGGCTGGAATCCTGACCGGTGTCTACCTGCGCCGGTTCCGGACGAGCCCTGAAGGGCGCTTGAAGTGGGATCGCTGGCTGCTCCGGCTTCCGCTCTGGGGTGCTGTAGTGCGCAAGATCGAGGTGGCACGTTTTTCCCGCACTCTCGGTACGCTCCTCCACAGTGGCGTCCCGCTTCTGCAGGGGATGAATATCGTGCGGGAGATTCTCTCCAACCAGGGCATCGCCATCGCGATCGAGCCGATTCGCAATGGGATCAAGAAAGGGGAGGGCATTGCCCAACCGATGAAACAGAGCGGTGTCTTCCCGCCGCTGGCAATACATCTGATCGAAGTGGGCGAGGAGTCGGGCAAGCTCGACACCATGCTGATCCAGGTCGCCGAAGTCTATGACGTGGAAGTTCGCAATGCAGTCAAGAATCTCATCTCCTTTTTCGAGCCCGCCCTCATCCTGGCGATGGGGCTCATTATCGGCACCATTGTCGTCTCGATGCTGATAGCCATATTCAGCATCAACGATGTGCCGCTCTAA
- the gspE gene encoding type II secretion system ATPase GspE: MSIKVQAVKSRKLIGQVFLERGLIDDEELRTALNLQSESREKLGKLLVDLGYVSEKDCLAVVADHLNISAISGVEYPAVPVLENVLTLRFMKQCKFVPVALENNVLTLAMTDPLDDATQDLVRQTTGYAVNAVLGAESEIMDVLEKFYGSSASTFGRIIEGIDEGNLESLSDEIEDIEQLKDLASEAPVIRLVNLIISKAIEGRASDIHIEPFEKDLKVRYRIDGILYDVESPPKKLKAAIISRVKIMAKLNIAERRLPQDGRIKLKVLGKDIDLRVSTLPTMYGESVVMRILDKSNSDLYDIKRLGFPEDSLHDLEALIRRPHGILLVTGPTGSGKTTTLYSALDTINLPDKKIITIEDPVEYQMDGINQIQVNPMIGLTFAAGLRHIVRQDPDVIMVGEIRDLETAEIAIRAALTGHLVFSTLHTNDAPSAITRLIDMGAEDYLIASSLLGVLAQRLVRVICPHCRIEVFPVPEMLDEIGYRRGNGHQSHRFYEGRGCERCANTGFIGRVGIYELMLINDEVRKLTVGKADSGQIRKKALESGMRSLRDDGWLKVRGGLTTVSEVLRVTQEA; encoded by the coding sequence TTGAGTATTAAGGTACAGGCAGTCAAATCACGCAAACTGATCGGTCAAGTCTTCCTGGAACGTGGCCTGATTGATGACGAGGAGCTCCGCACAGCCCTCAATCTTCAGTCCGAATCGCGGGAGAAACTCGGCAAGCTGCTCGTCGATCTCGGCTATGTTTCCGAGAAAGACTGCCTTGCCGTGGTCGCGGACCACCTGAACATCTCAGCAATCAGCGGTGTGGAGTATCCAGCCGTCCCGGTTCTGGAAAACGTCCTCACGCTGCGATTCATGAAGCAATGCAAGTTCGTTCCCGTGGCGCTGGAAAACAACGTTCTCACCCTGGCGATGACGGATCCCCTGGACGATGCCACTCAGGACCTGGTGCGGCAAACTACGGGGTACGCCGTGAATGCCGTCTTAGGGGCTGAGAGCGAGATCATGGACGTCCTGGAGAAGTTCTACGGCTCCTCCGCCTCCACGTTCGGCCGCATTATCGAAGGGATTGACGAGGGGAACCTCGAGAGCCTTTCGGATGAGATCGAGGATATCGAACAGTTGAAGGACCTTGCTTCGGAGGCTCCCGTGATCAGGCTGGTCAACCTGATCATCTCCAAAGCTATTGAAGGCAGGGCCAGCGACATCCACATCGAGCCCTTTGAAAAGGATCTGAAGGTCCGCTACCGCATTGACGGCATCCTCTACGATGTTGAATCCCCCCCCAAAAAGCTGAAGGCGGCGATCATCAGCCGTGTCAAGATCATGGCCAAGCTGAACATTGCGGAAAGGCGCCTGCCGCAGGATGGCCGTATCAAATTGAAGGTTCTGGGGAAGGACATCGACTTGCGCGTCTCCACCCTGCCGACGATGTATGGCGAGAGTGTCGTCATGCGTATCCTCGACAAGAGCAACAGTGATCTTTACGATATCAAGCGTCTGGGTTTTCCGGAGGATTCACTGCATGATCTGGAGGCGCTCATCCGCCGGCCTCACGGGATTCTCCTGGTAACCGGCCCGACGGGAAGCGGTAAGACGACCACGCTCTACAGCGCCCTGGACACGATCAATCTGCCGGATAAAAAGATCATCACCATCGAGGATCCGGTCGAATATCAGATGGACGGCATCAACCAGATCCAGGTCAATCCGATGATCGGCCTGACTTTTGCCGCCGGCCTGCGCCACATCGTGCGCCAGGATCCGGACGTCATCATGGTCGGCGAAATCCGCGATCTCGAGACCGCCGAGATCGCTATCCGAGCCGCGCTCACGGGGCACCTGGTCTTTTCGACCTTGCACACCAACGATGCTCCCAGCGCTATCACGCGTCTCATCGATATGGGCGCGGAGGACTATCTGATCGCCTCATCGCTGCTTGGCGTTCTGGCACAACGCCTGGTCAGGGTCATCTGCCCGCACTGCCGGATTGAGGTATTCCCGGTTCCGGAGATGCTGGATGAGATCGGCTACCGGCGCGGCAACGGTCACCAATCCCACCGCTTCTATGAAGGCCGGGGCTGCGAGCGCTGTGCCAACACCGGCTTCATCGGCCGAGTCGGCATCTACGAACTCATGCTTATCAATGACGAGGTGCGTAAACTGACTGTCGGCAAGGCGGATTCGGGACAGATCCGCAAAAAGGCGCTCGAATCCGGCATGCGCTCCCTCCGGGATGACGGCTGGTTGAAAGTGAGGGGCGGCCTGACGACGGTTTCCGAAGTGTTGCGCGTCACTCAAGAGGCTTAA
- a CDS encoding sigma-70 family RNA polymerase sigma factor: MIRRFLEGDEQAFTELVRQWETKVFNFAWRYLGNREDAQDVVQETFLSVFKSAKSLRDPDSFPTWLYRITLNHCRSRWRRRSSDVALDEPLQGGANGERDLTLSMTAGYEPRDSVETRDLIRKALMGLSEEHRSAIILKEYVGLNLEEVARVMDCPLSTAKSRLYHGLRGVQRNLARIGIRS, translated from the coding sequence GTGATCCGACGATTTTTGGAAGGTGATGAACAGGCGTTCACCGAGCTTGTCAGGCAGTGGGAGACCAAGGTTTTCAATTTTGCGTGGCGCTATCTGGGCAACCGGGAAGACGCGCAGGATGTCGTTCAGGAAACCTTTCTCTCCGTCTTCAAGTCGGCCAAGAGCCTGCGCGATCCGGACAGTTTCCCCACCTGGCTGTACCGCATCACCCTTAACCATTGCCGATCGCGCTGGCGCAGGCGGTCCTCCGACGTGGCGTTGGACGAACCGCTGCAGGGTGGCGCGAACGGTGAAAGGGATCTCACTCTGTCGATGACGGCGGGATATGAGCCGCGCGATAGCGTCGAAACCCGCGATCTGATTCGGAAGGCATTAATGGGACTCAGCGAGGAGCACCGTTCCGCCATCATTTTGAAGGAATATGTGGGGCTCAATCTCGAGGAGGTTGCCCGGGTCATGGACTGCCCCCTATCGACTGCCAAGTCTCGGCTGTATCACGGCTTGAGAGGGGTGCAGCGCAATCTGGCCCGAATCGGCATTCGTTCGTAA
- the guaB gene encoding IMP dehydrogenase: MVRDVNFKEAITFDDVLLEPAKSDILPTEVDITTRLTRRISLNIPLLSSAMDTVTDSRMAIAMAQQGGMGVVHKNMSVEAQFEEIDQVKRSESGMIVNPITMSPEQKIHEAMEVMKKYKISGLPITSRGKLVGILTNRDLRFETRLDLKISDLMTKDNLITVPVGTTLEKAKSILHRHRVEKLPVVDDKYRLRGLITVKDIQKKIAYPSACKDGLGRLRVGAAVGATGDFLERAAALVKAHVDVLVVDTAHGHSTRVISAVKQLKRKFPEIDVIAGNVATEAGTRELIRAGADAVKVGMGPGSICTTRVVTGSGVPQISAILNCARAARRERIPLIADGGIKYSGDITKALAAGADCVMVGSLLAGTDESPGETILYQNRSYKVYRGMGSLEAMKAGSRDRYAQEGVFLEKKLVPEGIEGMVPYKGSIEVMIPQLTGGLRAGMGYCGCRTIRELRTKSRFIRITSFGLKESHVHDVLVTKEAPNYRTEL; encoded by the coding sequence ATGGTTCGAGACGTAAACTTCAAAGAGGCGATTACTTTTGACGATGTGCTGCTGGAGCCGGCCAAGAGCGATATCCTTCCCACGGAAGTGGACATAACCACCCGGCTGACCCGGAGGATCTCCCTGAACATCCCGCTGCTCAGTTCTGCGATGGACACGGTAACAGACTCTCGCATGGCTATTGCCATGGCCCAACAGGGCGGCATGGGCGTTGTCCATAAGAACATGTCGGTTGAGGCCCAGTTCGAGGAGATCGACCAGGTCAAGCGCTCCGAGAGCGGGATGATCGTGAATCCCATCACCATGTCTCCGGAGCAGAAAATCCATGAAGCCATGGAGGTGATGAAAAAATACAAGATCTCCGGGCTCCCGATCACTTCCAGGGGCAAACTGGTGGGCATTCTTACCAACCGGGATCTCCGCTTCGAGACAAGGCTGGACCTCAAGATTTCGGATCTGATGACCAAGGACAATCTGATCACCGTCCCCGTGGGCACCACTCTGGAAAAGGCCAAGTCCATCTTGCACCGGCACCGAGTGGAGAAGCTGCCGGTCGTGGACGACAAATACCGCCTGCGAGGGTTGATCACCGTGAAGGACATACAGAAGAAAATCGCTTACCCCAGCGCCTGCAAGGATGGGCTCGGCCGATTGCGGGTGGGGGCGGCTGTCGGGGCCACCGGCGATTTTCTGGAACGTGCGGCCGCCCTGGTGAAGGCCCATGTGGACGTCCTCGTGGTCGACACCGCCCACGGTCACTCCACGCGGGTGATCTCGGCGGTGAAACAGCTCAAGCGCAAGTTTCCCGAAATCGACGTCATCGCCGGGAATGTGGCAACGGAGGCGGGGACCAGGGAGTTGATCCGTGCAGGAGCCGACGCCGTCAAAGTAGGCATGGGCCCCGGCTCGATTTGCACCACGCGTGTGGTCACGGGCTCCGGCGTGCCCCAGATCAGCGCAATTCTGAACTGTGCCAGGGCGGCGCGGCGCGAACGCATCCCGCTCATAGCCGATGGCGGCATCAAGTATTCCGGCGACATCACCAAAGCGCTGGCTGCCGGGGCCGATTGCGTCATGGTCGGCTCTCTTCTTGCGGGCACGGACGAAAGTCCCGGGGAGACCATCCTCTATCAAAATAGAAGCTACAAGGTTTACCGGGGCATGGGTTCGCTCGAAGCCATGAAGGCAGGGAGCCGGGATCGCTATGCCCAGGAGGGGGTGTTCCTGGAGAAAAAACTCGTTCCCGAGGGGATCGAGGGGATGGTCCCCTACAAAGGGAGTATCGAAGTGATGATTCCACAGCTCACCGGAGGTCTGAGGGCGGGCATGGGTTACTGCGGCTGCCGGACAATTCGTGAACTGCGGACGAAAAGCCGTTTTATCCGCATTACCAGCTTCGGACTCAAGGAGAGCCACGTTCACGACGTTCTCGTGACCAAAGAGGCTCCCAACTACCGAACCGAACTCTAG
- the secA gene encoding preprotein translocase subunit SecA, producing the protein MFNTILTKIVGSKNERDLKKLAPSVQSINELEPEMQRLSDLQLAELTPRFRQRLADGESLDDILPEAFAAVREAGRRTLNMRHFDVQLVGGMVLHQGKISEMKTGEGKTLVATLPAYLNALEGKGVHIVTVNDYLAGRDSEWMGKVYRIMGLTVGCIQHPLTDEERKVAYGADITYGTNNEFGFDYLRDNMKYDLADCVQRGFNYAIVDEVDSILIDEARTPLIISGPAEESTDKYYKIDRIVPRLRRDVDYQVDEKARTVNLTEEGVEKAEKLLAVGNLFEPQNMDWVHHIYQALKAHLLFKRDVDYMVKDAEVVIVDEFTGRLMPGRRYSDGLHQALEAKENVKIERENQTLATVTFQNYFRMYKKLAGMTGTAETEAEEFFKIYKLEVNVIPPNKTLVRTEHQDIIYRTEREKYNAVVEEIKELHEVGRPVLVGTVSIEKSEKLSTLLKRSGVPHVVLNAKYHAKEAEIVAQAGRKKSVTIATNMAGRGTDILLGGHPDFLTVQSLREKNLAPETVAKQEYDRIRDHWQSVCQREHDDVVGLGGLHILGTERHEARRIDNQLRGRAGRQGDPGSSRFYLSLEDDLMRIFASDRISGIMQSLGMEEGVPIESRLITRQIERAQKQVEARNFEIRKHLLEYDDVMNKQREAIYAIRRDLLEGVDQKEYIMNLAEDILIELIDKYAPRDKHPGEWDLEGLRISVGNQFGTDITALGFDVKEATYQELSEKLSDTIKRIYEDKEKRVGPEFMRYQERMIMLQVLDVQWKDHLLALDHLKEGIGLRGYGQRDPLIEYKKESFEMFEALNARREEETIRYLFLFEPISIEEQQERARQQEEMRRRQAREQSLVYGSGGDGSVAQRKRDVAKVGRNDPCPCGSGKKFKKCHGK; encoded by the coding sequence ATGTTCAACACGATTCTCACCAAGATCGTCGGCAGCAAAAACGAGCGCGATCTGAAAAAGCTGGCGCCGTCGGTCCAGAGCATCAATGAGCTGGAACCGGAAATGCAGCGCCTTTCGGATCTGCAACTGGCGGAGCTGACGCCCAGATTCCGCCAGCGACTTGCGGACGGAGAGTCGTTGGACGACATTTTGCCTGAGGCGTTTGCGGCCGTCAGGGAGGCGGGCAGGCGCACCCTCAACATGCGTCACTTCGACGTGCAGCTCGTCGGCGGCATGGTTCTGCACCAGGGAAAGATCTCCGAGATGAAGACGGGGGAAGGAAAGACCCTGGTCGCTACCCTCCCCGCGTACCTCAACGCACTGGAAGGGAAGGGCGTCCACATCGTCACCGTCAATGATTACCTGGCAGGGCGCGACAGCGAGTGGATGGGTAAGGTTTACCGGATCATGGGGTTGACGGTCGGCTGCATCCAGCATCCTCTGACCGACGAAGAGCGCAAAGTTGCCTATGGCGCCGACATCACCTACGGCACGAACAACGAGTTCGGCTTCGACTACCTCCGCGACAACATGAAGTACGACCTGGCCGATTGTGTACAAAGGGGATTCAACTACGCGATCGTGGACGAGGTGGACTCAATCCTGATCGATGAGGCGCGAACTCCTCTAATCATCTCGGGACCGGCCGAAGAATCAACGGACAAGTACTACAAGATCGATCGCATCGTTCCCAGGCTCCGTCGTGACGTCGACTATCAGGTGGATGAAAAAGCGCGGACCGTGAACCTGACCGAGGAGGGGGTCGAAAAGGCCGAAAAGCTCCTTGCAGTCGGTAATCTGTTTGAGCCCCAGAACATGGACTGGGTCCACCACATCTACCAGGCACTGAAGGCCCATCTGCTCTTCAAGAGGGATGTGGACTACATGGTCAAGGATGCCGAGGTGGTGATCGTCGACGAGTTCACCGGCCGTCTGATGCCCGGACGCCGTTACAGCGACGGTCTCCATCAGGCCTTGGAAGCCAAGGAGAATGTGAAGATCGAACGCGAGAACCAGACCCTCGCGACCGTTACTTTTCAGAATTATTTCCGTATGTACAAGAAGCTTGCCGGCATGACCGGAACTGCGGAAACCGAGGCGGAGGAGTTCTTCAAAATATACAAGCTGGAAGTCAACGTGATTCCGCCCAACAAGACTCTAGTCCGAACCGAGCATCAGGACATCATCTACCGCACCGAACGGGAAAAATACAACGCCGTCGTTGAGGAGATCAAGGAGCTGCATGAGGTGGGCAGGCCGGTCCTCGTGGGCACCGTCTCGATCGAGAAGTCGGAGAAGCTCAGCACGCTGCTGAAGCGCAGCGGTGTTCCCCATGTCGTCCTGAACGCCAAGTACCATGCCAAAGAGGCGGAAATTGTAGCCCAGGCGGGCAGGAAGAAATCTGTGACCATCGCGACTAACATGGCCGGGCGGGGCACCGACATTCTGTTGGGCGGCCATCCCGACTTCCTCACCGTGCAGAGCCTGCGCGAGAAGAACCTGGCTCCGGAGACCGTTGCCAAACAGGAGTATGACCGCATCCGCGACCATTGGCAGTCCGTCTGCCAAAGAGAGCATGACGACGTCGTCGGGCTTGGCGGATTGCATATCCTGGGCACAGAACGCCACGAGGCCCGGCGTATCGACAACCAGTTGCGCGGGCGCGCAGGGCGCCAGGGTGATCCCGGCTCCTCGCGCTTCTATCTCTCGTTGGAAGACGATCTCATGCGCATCTTCGCCAGTGATCGCATCTCGGGCATCATGCAGTCGCTCGGAATGGAGGAGGGCGTTCCGATCGAGAGCAGGCTTATTACCCGTCAAATCGAGCGGGCACAGAAGCAGGTGGAGGCACGCAACTTCGAAATCCGCAAACACCTGCTGGAATATGACGATGTGATGAACAAGCAGCGCGAGGCCATCTACGCCATCCGCCGCGATCTGCTCGAGGGTGTCGACCAGAAGGAATACATCATGAATCTGGCGGAGGACATCCTGATCGAGTTGATCGACAAGTATGCCCCCCGCGACAAGCATCCCGGCGAGTGGGATCTGGAGGGCCTGCGCATCAGCGTTGGAAATCAGTTCGGTACCGACATCACGGCTCTTGGTTTTGACGTCAAGGAGGCGACCTACCAGGAGCTGTCAGAGAAACTCAGCGACACCATAAAGCGCATTTACGAGGACAAGGAGAAGCGAGTCGGCCCGGAGTTCATGCGCTACCAGGAACGCATGATCATGCTCCAGGTGCTCGACGTGCAATGGAAGGACCACCTGCTGGCCCTCGACCATCTGAAAGAGGGCATCGGCCTGCGCGGCTACGGTCAGCGGGATCCTCTCATTGAGTACAAAAAGGAGAGCTTCGAGATGTTCGAAGCTCTCAACGCCCGGCGGGAGGAAGAGACGATCCGCTACCTCTTCCTGTTCGAGCCCATCAGTATTGAAGAGCAGCAGGAACGGGCACGACAGCAGGAAGAAATGCGCCGCAGACAGGCGCGCGAACAGAGCCTCGTCTATGGTTCGGGTGGCGACGGGTCCGTTGCTCAGCGCAAGCGCGATGTCGCCAAAGTCGGACGCAACGACCCCTGCCCCTGCGGCAGCGGAAAGAAGTTTAAAAAATGTCACGGAAAATGA
- a CDS encoding M23 family metallopeptidase — MFKKRLYTFIVAGHADGKVWRLSLPYSVLAILGVFALVGIIAVGGAAFQYGQMILKVGDYEDRLSENDALRFENHEYKVQTAQLGEKIDSLENLAHKLMVFSGYNSDKAVGGVGGMSADTLTRPRPVSAGTLQSIPSYDKKLVTLEEKFLNLDHQITDGVLFEAAFPNIQPVKGYVTAGWGRRNDPFDPSVTESHPGVDISAPMGSRVFAPADGTVIFAGQRAGYGNIIVIDHKFGMTTRYAHLMRMDVQVGQHVSRYDIIGSVGKTGRATGPHLHYEVWQNDRCLNPMKYFQPSSNFRGSLP, encoded by the coding sequence ATGTTCAAAAAGAGGCTTTATACTTTCATCGTGGCCGGCCACGCGGATGGAAAGGTCTGGCGCCTTTCGCTTCCTTACTCGGTGCTTGCGATTCTCGGCGTTTTCGCGCTCGTGGGCATTATCGCGGTGGGCGGAGCGGCATTTCAGTACGGGCAGATGATCCTCAAGGTGGGCGATTACGAGGACCGCCTCTCGGAAAACGACGCTCTTCGGTTCGAAAACCACGAGTACAAGGTGCAAACTGCCCAGTTGGGTGAGAAGATCGATTCCCTCGAGAATCTCGCTCACAAACTGATGGTCTTTTCAGGCTATAATTCGGACAAGGCTGTCGGAGGTGTTGGCGGCATGTCGGCGGATACTCTGACCCGGCCCCGGCCGGTTTCCGCGGGCACCCTGCAGTCGATCCCCTCCTATGACAAGAAACTGGTCACTCTCGAAGAGAAGTTCCTGAACCTTGATCATCAGATCACCGATGGCGTTCTCTTCGAGGCTGCCTTTCCCAATATTCAGCCGGTCAAGGGATACGTGACCGCCGGCTGGGGTCGCCGGAACGACCCCTTCGATCCAAGCGTGACGGAAAGTCATCCAGGGGTGGATATATCAGCTCCCATGGGGAGCCGCGTTTTCGCTCCGGCTGATGGAACGGTCATATTCGCCGGCCAGCGTGCCGGTTACGGGAACATTATCGTAATCGACCACAAGTTCGGGATGACGACGCGTTATGCTCACCTGATGCGGATGGACGTGCAGGTGGGCCAGCACGTTTCCCGTTACGACATCATTGGATCCGTGGGCAAAACCGGCAGGGCGACAGGGCCGCACCTCCACTATGAGGTTTGGCAAAATGACCGGTGTCTTAACCCGATGAAATATTTCCAGCCATCTTCGAACTTCCGCGGCAGCTTGCCCTGA